GATCAACGTGATGCTCTCCACCGTCGGCGGGCTGACGCTGTTCAGCCAGATCCTCGCGATGACCGGCGGTGGACCGGGTTACGCCACCGACACCCTGTCCACGGTGCTCTACAAACAGGCGTTCGTGTACGGCCGGTTCGGCTACAGCACCGCGGTCGCGCTGGTCCTGGCGCTGTTCGTGGCCGCCGTGTCCTTCGTACAGATCGCCTACCTGCGCTCCCGGGAGACCACCTCATGAACACCCGGTACCGGCCCCGGACCTTCCTGCTGGAGATCGTGATGGTGGCCGCCGCGGTGGCCTTCCTGTTCCCGGTCTACGTGCTGGTGACGCTCGCGCTCAAGGACCCGGGCCAGGTGGCGAACAACCCGCTGGGCCTGCCCGATCCCCCCGGCGTGCAGAGCTTCTCGGCCGCCTGGCAGCAGGCGTCGCTGGGCTCGTCGCTGCTCAACAGCGCGATCATCACGGTGGTGAGCATCGTCGCCCTGGTCGCGCTGGGCTCGCTGGCGGCGTACTTCCTGGCCCGCCGGGCCACCCGGCTCAGCTACGGGCTCTACATCCTGTTCCTGCTCGGCATCATCCTGCCGATCCAGCTCGGCATGATCCCGCTCTACCAGCTCGTCTCCGATCTGGAGCTGATCGGCACGTACCAGGGAATGATCCTGTTCTACACCGGCATCCAGTTGCCGTTCACCGTCTTCCTCTACACCGGTTTCATCCGGTCGCTGCCGGCCGACTACGCCAACGCGGCGCTGATCGACGGCGCCTCGCACCTGCAGGCGTTCACCCGGGTGGTGTTCCCGCTGCTGCGGCCGATCACCGGCACGGTGCTGATCCTGAACGCGGTGCACGTCTGGAACGACTTCTTCACCCCGCTGCTCTACCTGGGCGGCTCCGGCCGGGAGACCGTCCCGGTCCGGGTGTTCGCGTTCGTCAACGAGTACACCTCGGACTACGGCCTGGTCGCCGCCGGCCTGGTGCTGGCCGCACTGCCGATCCTGGCCGTCTTCCTCGTCCTCCAGCGGTACGTCATCCGTGGCTTCTCCAGCGGCCTGAAGGGCTGACCCGATGCTTCCCGAACGGCTCCCAGCGGACCGACTTCCCGAACGGCTCCCAGCGGACCGACTTCCCGAACGGCTCCCAGCGGACCGACTTCCCGAACGGCTCCCAGCGGACCGACTTCCCGAACAGGTCGCGGGAGCCCGCCTTCCCGGGCGGATCCCGGCGGACCGGCTTCCCGATCGGCTGGCGGCGGTGCTCGCCGAGCCGCCGAAGGCCTTCTCACCGGTACCGATCTGGTGGTGGAGCGGCGAAGCACTGGACGCCGAGCGGCTGCGCTGGCAACTCGAACGGTTTGCCGAGGGCGGGGTCTACAACCTGGTCGTACTCAACCTGGCCCCGTCCGGGCCCGCGCACGGCGCCGATCCGGACGATCCGCCGTTCCTGTCGGAACGCTGGTGGGAGCTGTTCCTGGGCGCCTGCGACGACGCCAAGCGGCTCGGGATCAGCCTGTGGTTCTACGACCAGCTCGGCTTCTCCGGCGCCGACCTCCAGGCCAGGCTCGTCGCCCGGCACCCGGAGTACGCCGGCCGGCGACTGCACCGGGTCACCGTCACCGCGACCGGCGCCGGGCGGCTGGAACTACGCTGCCCGGCCGGTGGGCGACCGATCGGCGCGGCGGTCGAGGTGGTCGACGAGGCGGGCCGGCCGGCCGGGCCACCCGAGCCGGTCCCGTTGACCGGTACCGCCGCCACCTGGCAGGCACGCAGTCCCGGGTTCCGACTCTCGCTGTACTACGACACCGATCACGGCTTCGACTACCTTGCCCCGGCGGCCTGCGCGACCCTGCTCGACCAGGTACACGCCGAGTTCGCCCGCCGGCTCGGTGACCGGCTCGGGACCGTGGTGGTCGGCTCCTTCCAGGACGAACTGCCGGCCCTGCCCACCTGGTCGGCCACCTTCGCCGCAGAGTTCACCGCCCGGTACGGCTACGACCTGGGTAGCCGGCTCGGCGCGCTGTGGGACGCGGCGCTGCCGGACGCCGACCGGGTCCGCCACGACTACCACGCCCTGCGGGCCGCGCTCGCCGAGGGGGCGTTCTTCCGCCCACTGGCGCAGTGGCACGACCAGTACGGCCTGCTGGTCGGCTGCGACCAGCAGGATCCGGCGCGGGCCGGGCACCCGGTCGAGGGCGCCTCGTTGTACGCCGACTACCCCCGTACGCACCGCTGGTTCAGCGCGCCCGGCTCGGACCACCACGGCGACGCCCGGATCCACTCCTCCCTCGCCCACCACTACGACCAGCCCCGGGTCTGGATCGAGGCGTTCCACTCGACCGGCTGGGGCGGCACCCTCGAAGAGACGTTCGACTGGCTGCTGCCCTGGCTGCGTACCGGCGCCACCCTCTACAACCCGCACGCCGTGTACTACTCCACCAAGGCGGGCTGGTGGGAGTGGGCGCCACCGGCCACCGACTGGCGGCAGCCGTACTGGCGGCACCACCGCGCGTTCGCCGACACCGTGACCCGGCTGTGCGCCGCGCTGTCGCTGGGCCGGCACATCTGCGAGGTGGCCGTGCTGCACCCGACCACCACCGCGCAGGCGGACCTGCGACTCGACGGAGCCGGCGCGGTGGCCGCCCGCGCCCAGACGGTGTACCGGGAGTTGATCGGTGATGCCGCCTGGTTCGCGCCGGTCCCCGGGGTACTGGATCTGGCCAGGCTGGACGCGGACGTGATCGATGACGACTCGCTCGCCTCCGCCCAGGTGCGCGGCCGGACCCGGGGTGGCCCGGGCGGCGTCACGCCACCCCGGCTGTGCGTGGCCGGCGAGGAGTACACCGCCGTCGTGCTGCCGGCCGCGACCGTGCTGGAGGAGGCGACCGCCCGTCGGCTGGACGAGTTCGTCGTGGCCGGTGGGCTGCTCGTCGCGGTTGGCGCGCTGCCGGAACGCGGCGTCCCCGGCCCGGCGACCGACCGGACGACCGCCACGCCGACGACCGGGCCAAGCGCAGCCGGGCCGGCGAGCGACCCGGGGCCGGCGGCGACGGTGGCCGACGCGGTGGTGGCCCGATTGCGGGAACGGTTCGTCACCGGCGAGGCCCGGTTCGTCCGGTCCGCCGCCGAACTGCCCGGCGCGCTCGCCGACCTGACTCCGCGGGTGGTCGCCGACGTTCCCGTGCTGGCCCGCGACAT
The nucleotide sequence above comes from Plantactinospora soyae. Encoded proteins:
- a CDS encoding carbohydrate ABC transporter permease; translated protein: MNTRYRPRTFLLEIVMVAAAVAFLFPVYVLVTLALKDPGQVANNPLGLPDPPGVQSFSAAWQQASLGSSLLNSAIITVVSIVALVALGSLAAYFLARRATRLSYGLYILFLLGIILPIQLGMIPLYQLVSDLELIGTYQGMILFYTGIQLPFTVFLYTGFIRSLPADYANAALIDGASHLQAFTRVVFPLLRPITGTVLILNAVHVWNDFFTPLLYLGGSGRETVPVRVFAFVNEYTSDYGLVAAGLVLAALPILAVFLVLQRYVIRGFSSGLKG